The following are encoded together in the Bradymonas sediminis genome:
- the thrA gene encoding bifunctional aspartate kinase/homoserine dehydrogenase I → MTPVSNATVGNWAVHKFGGSSLANAERYRLVAEVIQQQSAPKKAVVVSAMGGVTNRLIELVDLARARDSAYRRRLDALKEDEFALIEALLPADKALALESRLKDDFRDIEDVLRAVWLLGTASETVVELISGYGELWSAQVLCGVLAAQEVSVDWLDAREALRVSPGEMGPQIDWERSGELLRAWMGSRDVDYLVITGFIATNPEGIPTTLGRNGSDFSASIFASLLDAQAIHIWTDVDGVMSANPRQVPDAHVLDALSYKEAMELAYFGAGVIHPRTMAPAVKKSIPIFIRNTFRSELAGTRIHLPEEVVEGGPAPSVKGFATVDEVALVNVEGTGMIGVPGIAHRLFGVLREAGVSVTMISQASSEHSICFAVPQAQAMLVKDAVRQGFFAALHQGQIQTVEVTPNCSILAVVGDKMAGITGVAATFFGALGKAGVNIRAIAQGSSERNISVVVDQKDATRALRAAHSGFYLSNQTLSVGIIGPGNVGATLLNQLAEQVDRLRDNDHIDIRVRGIIGNRKMLLEEGRIALEDWAEVLEADAVDAELDAFVDHIQTDYHPHAVLIDCTASDAIAGKYAEWMERGIHVITPNKKANTASMEYYRRLKASGRYHLYETTVGAGLPIVQTLRDLIRTGDEITQIEGIFSGTLSYLFNAFNGERPFSHILSEAKKLGYTEPDPREDLSGMDVARKVVILAREMGLTIELSDVEVESLVPEGLEKGSTEEFMAAVPAYDAELASRLQKARDAGKVLRFVGSVTREGKATVQLREYDKDHAFARIHLTDNIVEFRTRRYSQNPLIVQGPGAGPGVTAGGIFADLLRLAAYVGAPM, encoded by the coding sequence ATGACGCCTGTGAGTAATGCGACGGTTGGGAATTGGGCTGTTCATAAATTCGGTGGTTCATCGCTGGCCAACGCCGAGCGCTATCGACTGGTCGCTGAGGTCATTCAGCAGCAATCCGCGCCGAAAAAGGCGGTCGTGGTCTCGGCGATGGGCGGCGTCACCAATCGTTTGATCGAGCTGGTTGATCTGGCGCGCGCGCGTGACAGCGCCTATCGGCGACGCTTGGACGCGCTAAAAGAAGATGAGTTCGCGCTGATCGAGGCGCTGCTGCCGGCCGATAAGGCGTTGGCGTTGGAGTCGCGGCTCAAAGATGATTTTCGCGATATCGAAGATGTGCTGCGCGCGGTTTGGCTGCTCGGGACTGCCTCGGAGACCGTGGTCGAGCTCATCTCGGGCTACGGCGAGCTCTGGTCGGCCCAGGTGCTCTGCGGGGTGCTGGCCGCGCAGGAAGTGTCGGTCGATTGGCTCGACGCGCGCGAAGCCTTGCGCGTGTCGCCGGGTGAGATGGGGCCGCAGATCGATTGGGAGCGCTCGGGCGAGCTATTGCGCGCCTGGATGGGCTCACGCGATGTCGATTATCTGGTCATTACAGGCTTTATCGCCACCAATCCCGAGGGGATTCCGACCACGCTGGGGCGAAACGGCAGTGACTTCTCGGCGTCGATCTTCGCCTCGCTGCTCGACGCGCAGGCCATTCATATCTGGACCGACGTCGATGGCGTGATGAGCGCGAATCCGCGGCAGGTCCCCGACGCGCATGTGCTCGACGCGCTCTCCTATAAAGAGGCGATGGAGCTCGCTTATTTTGGCGCGGGTGTGATTCATCCGCGCACGATGGCGCCGGCGGTCAAGAAGTCGATCCCGATCTTTATCCGCAACACCTTTCGCTCCGAGCTGGCGGGTACGCGCATTCACCTGCCCGAAGAGGTCGTGGAGGGCGGACCCGCGCCGAGCGTGAAGGGCTTCGCCACGGTCGACGAGGTCGCGCTGGTCAACGTCGAGGGCACCGGCATGATCGGCGTCCCGGGCATCGCGCACCGGCTCTTCGGGGTGCTGCGCGAGGCGGGCGTGTCGGTCACGATGATCTCGCAGGCAAGCTCCGAGCACTCGATTTGCTTCGCGGTCCCGCAGGCTCAGGCCATGCTCGTCAAAGACGCGGTGCGCCAGGGCTTCTTCGCCGCGCTGCACCAGGGGCAAATTCAGACCGTCGAGGTCACCCCGAATTGCAGCATCCTCGCCGTGGTCGGCGATAAGATGGCAGGCATCACCGGCGTGGCGGCGACCTTCTTTGGCGCGCTGGGCAAGGCCGGCGTCAATATTCGCGCGATCGCCCAGGGATCTTCGGAGCGAAATATCTCGGTGGTCGTCGACCAGAAAGACGCCACGCGCGCGCTTCGCGCGGCGCATTCCGGGTTCTATCTGTCGAACCAAACCCTGTCGGTCGGCATCATCGGGCCGGGCAACGTCGGCGCGACCTTGCTTAATCAACTGGCCGAGCAGGTCGATCGTCTCCGCGATAACGACCATATCGATATCCGCGTGCGTGGCATCATCGGCAATCGAAAGATGCTCCTCGAAGAAGGGCGTATCGCGCTGGAGGATTGGGCCGAGGTGCTTGAAGCCGACGCCGTCGACGCCGAACTCGACGCCTTCGTCGACCATATCCAGACCGATTATCACCCCCACGCGGTGCTGATCGACTGCACGGCGAGCGACGCGATCGCCGGCAAATACGCCGAGTGGATGGAGCGCGGCATTCACGTGATCACGCCCAATAAGAAGGCCAATACGGCGTCGATGGAGTATTATCGTCGCCTGAAGGCATCGGGTCGATATCACCTCTACGAGACCACGGTGGGCGCGGGCTTGCCGATCGTGCAGACGCTGCGCGATCTCATAAGGACCGGTGACGAGATCACCCAGATCGAGGGGATCTTTTCGGGCACGCTTTCCTATCTATTCAACGCCTTTAATGGCGAGCGACCGTTTTCGCATATTTTGAGCGAGGCGAAGAAGCTTGGCTATACCGAGCCGGACCCGCGCGAGGACCTCTCGGGCATGGATGTCGCCCGTAAGGTCGTGATCTTGGCCCGCGAGATGGGGCTGACGATCGAGCTTTCGGATGTTGAGGTCGAGAGCCTGGTGCCCGAGGGACTCGAGAAGGGGAGCACCGAGGAGTTTATGGCGGCCGTGCCCGCCTATGACGCCGAGCTTGCCAGCCGCCTGCAAAAGGCGCGGGACGCCGGCAAGGTGTTGCGCTTTGTTGGCTCGGTGACCCGCGAGGGCAAGGCCACGGTCCAACTTCGCGAATATGATAAAGACCACGCTTTTGCTAGGATTCACCTAACCGATAATATCGTCGAGTTCCGTACCCGACGCTATAGCCAGAATCCGTTGATCGTGCAGGGCCCTGGCGCGGGTCCGGGGGTCACGGCGGGCGGGATCTTTGCCGACCTGTTGAGGCTTGCGGCTTATGTTGGCGCGCCGATGTAG
- a CDS encoding single-stranded DNA-binding protein, with protein MSLNKAMIIGNLGADPEVRFTQSGTAVGNLRIATNEKWTDKSGQRQERTEWHRVVVFGKTAENCQKYLKKGRQIFVEGRIQTNEWQDKDGNKRYTTEIVASNVTFLSGGSGGGDYSDSGSSSGGGGYTQERPQVESNYDQSFNDDEIPF; from the coding sequence ATGAGTTTAAATAAAGCCATGATTATCGGAAACCTCGGCGCTGATCCCGAAGTTCGTTTTACCCAGTCCGGCACGGCCGTGGGGAACCTTCGCATCGCCACCAACGAGAAGTGGACCGATAAGAGTGGCCAGCGCCAAGAGCGCACCGAGTGGCATCGCGTCGTGGTCTTCGGCAAGACTGCCGAGAACTGCCAAAAATACCTCAAAAAGGGGCGTCAGATCTTTGTTGAAGGTCGCATCCAGACCAACGAGTGGCAGGATAAGGACGGCAATAAGCGCTATACCACCGAGATCGTCGCCTCGAACGTGACCTTCTTGTCTGGCGGCAGCGGCGGCGGAGACTACTCTGACAGCGGCAGCAGCAGCGGCGGGGGCGGTTATACCCAGGAGCGGCCGCAGGTCGAGAGCAATTACGACCAATCGTTTAACGACGACGAGATTCCGTTCTAA
- a CDS encoding dynamin family protein, whose protein sequence is MSFFDKIGLDKIGLDTLGERVGGFFDEVFLPEEVLQSLQNAMRAMERGEYQAALKILYRIHAQDSSIDRVHHLIGLCHFHLGELGKALTAFERGLTARADALGHLYAARCAEELASAKYAPDPAGGGDVALSAAQRSQYLHQAENHFRRGLEGGGKEDVNFDLLFGLGRIYLARGRADRAERELRKATRARPERPEATLSLARALIERAKLDEARVVLDSPAVRDFGAAAALLRAELEEASGDLRAAQAAYEATVIAIEQGPAAKEEARDILEIGAEVNIQLALIGAARTSMVLGDASRANRYLLQALTAGDAAEMAEIHLLLGDTNAAIQNDSRAMECYQTALDLKDASPQIQTRAHMGMGQILLRSDLDHADNVRRNQYARMHFQAALDHIPFDSPTAREAQQGLARAYLNDGDISSARRLIDAAIRQSDAPSQAMLFLLGQVALASGDAAEAVVAFQEASRSEQSANARQKQAIDAALQRALKRMTFDWQLPEAIEHSGALSEVLRQVREFVTADRRTLEFAPKVQQLIEDLDAPLSIALVGEFNAGKSTILNALIGEEVVPMGVLPTTAHLGIVQYGPRKSARIVQRDGRIQEANLAEVKAQMKQNSHEIAHLEFLYPHPALRSVEFWDTPGFNALDDAHEEAASRALGNADALLWVLDANQALSQSEFDQIDAIPDGKDRLLVLLNKIDRFGGPEARAASVEELLDYVEENAGERMAGCFPISGREAFALRVDTTDEERSAKEKALENSGFPAFKAFLESQIIERSSYIKTLEVTRKLAALLEDIAASQHTLSQNYAALDTESTALENWLAELHQKHPEERAKSESRALEDRFDFVLTGLEREISEALRSQTNFLARAALTRKSLSDEDRDFILELLAERVEDILSRSRQQVLADVDAIEGRIAQEIGTIIAQLPLVDARAMKRRLEGFFDETRVLKLLLGERVFGQLSAQTAGRIDAAGRSALDEIRGGADGAPIWKRALRRLLPDARGHLTTELARWYEEFFLAAQRFSDSVQRDLHLLKLESDYRFDVSLPAQFLQKQLNS, encoded by the coding sequence ATGTCCTTCTTTGACAAAATTGGCCTCGATAAAATCGGTCTCGATACACTCGGAGAGCGCGTCGGCGGTTTCTTCGACGAGGTATTTTTACCCGAAGAAGTCCTCCAATCACTGCAAAACGCGATGCGGGCGATGGAGCGCGGCGAATATCAGGCAGCGCTAAAGATCCTATATCGCATCCACGCTCAGGATTCGAGCATCGACCGGGTTCATCACCTCATCGGGCTCTGTCATTTTCACCTGGGAGAATTGGGCAAGGCGCTCACCGCGTTTGAGCGCGGGCTCACGGCGCGCGCAGACGCGCTCGGTCACCTCTACGCCGCGCGCTGCGCCGAGGAGTTGGCGAGCGCGAAATACGCGCCGGACCCCGCCGGCGGCGGCGACGTGGCGCTGAGCGCGGCGCAGCGATCGCAATATTTGCACCAGGCCGAGAACCACTTTCGACGCGGACTCGAGGGGGGCGGAAAAGAAGACGTCAACTTCGATCTTCTCTTCGGCCTGGGGCGCATTTACCTCGCCCGAGGGCGCGCCGACCGCGCGGAGCGTGAGCTGCGAAAGGCCACCCGAGCCCGCCCGGAGCGCCCCGAAGCCACGCTGAGCCTCGCGCGTGCCCTCATCGAGCGCGCGAAGCTCGACGAAGCCCGCGTGGTCCTCGATTCCCCGGCGGTGCGCGACTTCGGCGCAGCGGCGGCGCTGCTTCGCGCCGAATTAGAAGAAGCTTCGGGCGACCTCCGCGCGGCGCAGGCAGCCTACGAGGCGACGGTCATCGCCATCGAGCAGGGCCCCGCAGCGAAAGAAGAAGCGCGCGACATTCTAGAGATTGGCGCCGAGGTGAATATTCAGCTCGCGCTGATCGGCGCGGCGCGCACCAGCATGGTGCTTGGCGACGCGAGCCGGGCAAATCGCTATCTTTTACAGGCACTTACCGCCGGCGACGCTGCTGAAATGGCCGAGATCCATCTTCTGCTGGGCGACACCAACGCCGCGATCCAAAACGATTCTCGGGCGATGGAATGCTACCAAACCGCGCTCGATCTCAAGGACGCGTCGCCGCAGATCCAGACCCGCGCGCATATGGGGATGGGGCAAATCTTGCTGCGCAGCGACCTCGACCACGCCGACAATGTGCGGCGCAATCAATACGCGCGGATGCACTTTCAGGCCGCGCTCGACCATATCCCCTTCGACTCACCCACCGCCCGCGAAGCCCAGCAGGGCTTGGCTCGCGCCTACCTAAATGACGGCGATATCAGCAGCGCGCGTCGCCTCATCGACGCCGCGATCCGCCAGAGTGATGCGCCCAGCCAGGCGATGCTCTTCTTGCTCGGCCAGGTCGCGCTGGCATCCGGTGACGCGGCCGAGGCGGTGGTCGCCTTCCAGGAGGCCTCGCGCTCCGAGCAATCCGCCAACGCGCGCCAAAAACAAGCGATCGACGCCGCCCTTCAACGCGCGCTCAAGCGCATGACCTTTGATTGGCAATTGCCCGAGGCGATTGAGCACTCGGGCGCGCTCAGCGAGGTGCTGCGCCAGGTGCGCGAATTTGTGACGGCCGACCGGCGCACCCTCGAGTTTGCGCCCAAAGTTCAGCAGCTTATCGAAGACCTGGACGCGCCGCTTTCCATCGCGCTGGTCGGCGAATTCAACGCGGGTAAGTCCACGATTTTAAACGCTTTAATCGGCGAGGAGGTCGTGCCAATGGGCGTGCTGCCGACGACGGCGCATCTGGGGATCGTGCAATACGGGCCGCGCAAATCCGCCCGCATCGTGCAGCGCGACGGGCGCATCCAGGAGGCCAATCTGGCCGAAGTCAAAGCCCAGATGAAGCAAAACTCCCATGAGATCGCGCATCTCGAATTTCTATACCCGCACCCGGCGCTTCGCTCGGTCGAGTTCTGGGATACGCCCGGATTTAACGCCCTCGACGACGCGCACGAAGAAGCGGCGAGCCGCGCGCTTGGCAACGCCGACGCGCTTTTGTGGGTGCTCGACGCCAACCAGGCGCTCTCACAGTCCGAATTCGACCAGATCGACGCGATCCCGGACGGCAAAGATCGGCTCCTCGTTTTGCTCAATAAGATCGACCGATTTGGCGGCCCAGAGGCGCGCGCGGCGTCGGTCGAAGAATTGCTCGACTATGTCGAAGAGAACGCCGGCGAGCGCATGGCGGGTTGCTTCCCGATCAGCGGAAGAGAAGCCTTCGCTCTGCGCGTGGACACCACCGATGAAGAGCGATCGGCCAAGGAAAAGGCGTTAGAAAACAGCGGCTTCCCGGCCTTCAAAGCCTTTTTGGAGTCCCAGATTATCGAGCGTTCTTCCTATATCAAGACGCTCGAGGTGACGCGTAAATTGGCCGCCCTTCTCGAAGACATCGCCGCCTCACAACATACGCTTAGCCAAAATTACGCGGCCCTCGACACCGAGAGCACTGCCCTCGAAAATTGGCTGGCCGAATTGCATCAGAAACACCCCGAAGAGCGCGCAAAATCGGAGTCGCGCGCCCTTGAGGATCGCTTCGATTTCGTCCTCACCGGGCTGGAGCGCGAGATCAGCGAGGCGCTGCGCTCGCAGACCAATTTCCTCGCGCGCGCGGCCCTCACCCGAAAATCCTTGTCGGACGAGGACCGCGACTTTATCCTCGAATTGCTCGCCGAGCGGGTCGAGGATATCTTGAGTCGCTCGCGCCAGCAGGTGCTGGCCGATGTCGATGCGATCGAGGGGCGCATCGCCCAGGAGATCGGGACGATTATCGCCCAACTTCCACTGGTCGACGCGCGCGCGATGAAGCGGCGCCTGGAGGGCTTCTTCGACGAGACGCGCGTGCTAAAATTGTTGCTCGGCGAGCGCGTCTTTGGGCAATTGAGCGCCCAGACCGCCGGGCGCATCGACGCGGCGGGGCGCAGCGCCCTCGACGAGATTCGCGGCGGGGCCGATGGCGCCCCGATCTGGAAGCGCGCGCTGCGCCGCCTCTTGCCCGATGCCCGCGGCCACCTCACCACCGAACTCGCAAGGTGGTATGAGGAATTTTTCCTTGCCGCCCAACGCTTTTCAGATAGTGTGCAGCGCGACCTTCATCTGCTCAAATTAGAGTCGGATTATCGCTTTGACGTCTCGCTGCCGGCTCAATTTCTCCAGAAACAATTGAATTCATGA
- the glyS gene encoding glycine--tRNA ligase subunit beta, with protein sequence MQLIFEIGCEELPASFCQPALAQIEATFAARADELRLGYESLRTVATPRRLTLLVEGLAAKQTDIQEERTGPPAKVAFKDGEPTKAALGFARGQGVDPADLYTVETDKGEYLAANVFEAGQPTAELLPELLREIIQKLNFPKSMRWAERRERFARPVRWILAVADGEVVPLSFAGVDSSNLTRGHRFAAPDAFEVKDIAGYIDGLNAAHVVVDPAERRATIERLLQEMADAAGGVLVKDPDLVDEVTFLLEKPHGIAINFGDAYLELPDEVLISSMRSHQRYFSLATEEGGPLISTCCVIYNTPVVDPKEVYDGNLRVLRARLDDARFFWDKDLKSTLEARLEKLDDVVWLQKLGSMYDRSMRMAALAGDISWALGFDEDVERCAEVGGLLSKVDLLTDMVGEFPDLQGVMGREYALADGEEPAIAQAIHEQYMPGGADDDVPSSDVGAIVALAEKLDALVGCFGIGLIPTSTSDPYALRRAALGVIRILQEREYSISLSELFEMAISAYEVVPDDDDETALMETPLETETDELIEQLLDFASTRLKYQLSGDFPTDVVDAVLAANRDDVLSVRERVEALAALRTEPDFEPLAAGFKRVVNILKKQTEENAAAPVDEALFAEPQESALYAAYLGAQKEVEAAVEAHDWPKACQALISLKSPVDDFFDNVMVMAEDAAQRDNRIALLGELRSLFMRVADISKIQVG encoded by the coding sequence ATGCAATTGATTTTCGAGATTGGCTGTGAAGAGCTCCCCGCAAGTTTTTGCCAACCCGCGCTCGCGCAGATCGAGGCGACCTTCGCCGCGCGCGCCGACGAGCTGCGCCTGGGGTACGAGAGCCTGCGCACCGTGGCCACGCCGCGTCGCCTGACGCTTCTGGTCGAGGGGCTGGCCGCCAAACAGACCGACATTCAGGAAGAGCGCACTGGCCCGCCGGCCAAGGTCGCGTTCAAGGACGGCGAGCCGACCAAGGCGGCGCTGGGCTTTGCGCGCGGGCAGGGCGTGGACCCGGCCGACCTCTACACCGTCGAGACCGACAAGGGCGAATACCTCGCCGCCAACGTCTTCGAGGCGGGTCAGCCGACCGCGGAGCTGCTGCCGGAGCTGCTCCGCGAGATCATCCAGAAGCTCAACTTCCCCAAGTCGATGCGCTGGGCCGAGCGTCGTGAGCGCTTCGCCCGCCCGGTGCGCTGGATTCTGGCGGTCGCCGACGGCGAAGTCGTGCCGCTGAGCTTTGCCGGCGTCGACAGCTCGAACCTGACGCGCGGGCATCGCTTCGCGGCGCCCGACGCCTTCGAGGTCAAAGACATCGCGGGCTATATCGACGGCCTCAACGCGGCCCATGTCGTGGTCGACCCGGCCGAGCGCCGCGCGACCATCGAGCGCCTGCTCCAGGAGATGGCCGACGCCGCCGGTGGCGTGCTCGTCAAGGACCCGGACCTGGTCGACGAGGTGACCTTCTTGCTCGAGAAACCCCACGGCATCGCCATCAATTTTGGCGACGCGTATCTCGAGCTCCCCGACGAAGTTCTTATCTCGTCGATGCGCTCTCACCAGCGCTATTTCAGCCTCGCCACCGAAGAGGGCGGCCCGCTGATCTCGACCTGCTGCGTCATCTATAATACGCCGGTGGTGGACCCCAAAGAGGTCTATGACGGCAACCTTCGCGTGCTCCGAGCCCGCCTGGATGACGCGCGTTTCTTCTGGGATAAAGACCTCAAGAGCACGCTCGAAGCGCGTCTTGAGAAGCTCGACGATGTTGTGTGGCTGCAAAAACTCGGCTCGATGTATGACCGCTCGATGCGCATGGCCGCGTTGGCGGGCGATATCTCGTGGGCGCTCGGGTTCGACGAGGATGTCGAGCGCTGCGCCGAGGTCGGCGGGCTGTTGAGCAAGGTTGATCTGCTGACCGATATGGTCGGCGAATTCCCCGATCTGCAGGGCGTCATGGGCCGCGAATATGCGCTGGCCGACGGCGAGGAGCCGGCGATCGCCCAGGCGATCCACGAGCAATATATGCCCGGCGGCGCCGATGATGACGTGCCGTCTTCCGACGTCGGCGCGATCGTGGCGCTCGCCGAGAAGCTCGACGCGCTCGTCGGCTGCTTCGGCATTGGCCTCATCCCGACCAGCACCTCGGACCCCTACGCGCTTCGTCGCGCGGCGCTCGGCGTGATTCGTATCCTGCAGGAGCGCGAGTATAGCATCAGCCTGAGCGAGCTGTTTGAGATGGCGATTTCGGCCTATGAAGTGGTGCCGGATGACGACGACGAGACGGCGCTGATGGAGACCCCGCTGGAGACCGAGACCGATGAGCTGATTGAGCAGCTCCTCGACTTCGCGTCGACCCGTCTGAAATATCAACTCTCCGGTGACTTCCCGACCGACGTCGTGGACGCGGTGCTCGCCGCGAATCGCGACGACGTTTTGAGCGTGCGCGAGCGCGTCGAGGCGCTGGCCGCGCTGCGCACCGAGCCCGATTTCGAGCCGCTCGCCGCGGGCTTCAAGCGCGTGGTCAATATTTTGAAGAAGCAGACCGAGGAGAACGCCGCGGCGCCGGTCGACGAGGCGCTCTTCGCCGAGCCCCAGGAGTCCGCGCTCTACGCGGCGTATCTGGGCGCCCAAAAAGAGGTCGAGGCCGCCGTCGAGGCCCATGATTGGCCGAAGGCTTGTCAGGCGTTGATCAGCCTGAAGTCGCCGGTCGACGACTTCTTCGACAACGTCATGGTCATGGCCGAGGACGCGGCCCAGCGCGACAATCGCATCGCGTTGCTCGGCGAATTGCGCAGCCTATTTATGCGGGTTGCTGATATTTCGAAGATTCAGGTGGGCTAA
- a CDS encoding glycine--tRNA ligase subunit alpha: MLFQDIILTLQKFWADQGCVLQQPWDVEKGAGTYNKATFLRALGPEPWKVAYAEPCRRPSDGRYGENPNRLGAYFQFQVLLKPSPANVLDLYWDSLYAIGIDKMEHDLRLVEDDWEQPTLGAWGLGWEVWIDGMEATQFTYFQQVGGIELDIVPAEITYGLERIAMFLQGVDSVYDLEWAPGVSYGQIRHQEEVEFSKFHFDQANTELHFKWFDEFEAEAKRLAEQGLILPAYDYTMKAGHTFNVLDARGAISVTERQKYIRRIRTLAQMTAKGFLAQRKELGYPLLAPEDAAKLLAEESSD, from the coding sequence ATGCTCTTTCAAGATATTATCCTCACTCTTCAGAAGTTCTGGGCCGACCAGGGCTGCGTTTTGCAGCAACCTTGGGACGTCGAGAAAGGCGCGGGCACCTATAACAAGGCGACGTTTTTGCGCGCGCTGGGGCCGGAGCCCTGGAAGGTCGCGTACGCGGAGCCGTGCCGGCGCCCCAGCGACGGGCGCTACGGCGAGAACCCGAACCGCCTCGGGGCGTATTTTCAGTTCCAAGTGCTCTTAAAGCCCAGCCCGGCCAACGTGCTCGACCTGTATTGGGACAGCCTCTACGCCATCGGTATCGACAAGATGGAGCACGACCTTCGCCTGGTCGAAGACGATTGGGAGCAGCCGACGCTCGGCGCCTGGGGGCTTGGCTGGGAGGTCTGGATCGACGGGATGGAGGCCACGCAATTCACGTATTTCCAGCAGGTCGGTGGCATCGAGCTGGACATCGTGCCGGCCGAGATCACCTACGGGCTTGAGCGCATCGCGATGTTCCTGCAGGGCGTCGACAGCGTGTACGACCTGGAGTGGGCCCCGGGCGTAAGCTACGGGCAAATCCGCCACCAGGAAGAGGTCGAGTTCAGTAAATTCCACTTCGACCAGGCCAATACCGAGCTGCATTTTAAGTGGTTTGACGAATTTGAGGCCGAGGCCAAACGCCTCGCCGAGCAGGGCCTGATCCTGCCCGCCTACGACTATACGATGAAGGCCGGGCACACCTTCAACGTGTTGGACGCGCGCGGCGCGATCAGCGTGACGGAGCGCCAGAAATATATTCGCCGCATCCGCACGCTCGCGCAGATGACCGCGAAGGGATTCTTGGCGCAGCGAAAAGAGCTCGGTTACCCGCTGCTCGCCCCCGAGGACGCCGCGAAATTATTGGCCGAAGAATCGTCCGATTAA
- a CDS encoding acyl-CoA thioesterase — MPSNPPQNVETSLPTPPTECRLVEMVFPQQTNHYGTLFGGQALALMDKAAFICASRYARRTVVTASSEKCDFHVPVRQGQLVELIARIIATGRTSLTVEVDLYAEDLLTGDRQLGTRGRFVMVALDAHGNPAVVPGLAGKVCDSERPQP, encoded by the coding sequence ATGCCGTCGAATCCGCCCCAAAACGTCGAAACCTCTCTGCCCACCCCGCCCACCGAATGCCGTCTCGTCGAGATGGTCTTCCCCCAGCAAACCAACCACTATGGCACGCTCTTTGGCGGCCAGGCGCTGGCCCTGATGGACAAGGCCGCGTTCATCTGCGCGTCGCGCTACGCACGCCGCACGGTGGTGACCGCGAGCAGCGAGAAATGCGATTTTCACGTCCCGGTGCGCCAGGGGCAATTGGTCGAGCTCATCGCCCGGATCATCGCCACCGGGCGCACCTCGCTGACGGTCGAGGTCGACCTCTATGCCGAAGATCTCTTGACCGGCGACCGCCAACTCGGCACCCGCGGGCGCTTCGTGATGGTGGCGCTGGACGCGCACGGGAACCCGGCGGTGGTGCCGGGGTTGGCCGGAAAAGTATGTGATTCGGAGCGCCCTCAACCCTGA